The genomic stretch AAGACAGAAGAGGCCGAATTTGAAAAAATCTACAACCTAGAAGTGACGATTATTCCTACCAATCGTCCCACTCGCCGCCACGACCTATCGGATGTGGTCTACAAAACCGAAGAGGCTAAGTGGCAGGCGATCGCCCTGGAATGTGCGGAGATGCACGAGCAAGGACGTCCGGTGTTGGTGGGAACCACCAGCGTGGAAAAATCGGAGGTCTTATCCAAGCTGCTGTCTGAGCAAAGCGTTCCCCATAGTCTGCTGAATGCCAAGCCTGAGAACGTCGAGCGAGAATCAGAAATTGTGGCCCAGGCTGGACGTAAGGGCACCGTCACTATCGCCACCAACATGGCGGGGCGTGGAACAGACATCATCCTGGGTGGGAACGCAGACTACATGTCTCGGCTGAAGGTGCGGGAATATTTCATGCCCCGGATTGTCCAGCCTGAGAATGAAGACTCGGTCTCGGTGACCAAGGTGATGGCCGGCGGTCGGGGCAAGGGTCAGGGCTTTACGCCAGGCAAGAAGGCTAAGACCTGGAAGGCATCGCCCCAAATTTTCCCCACTGACCTTTCCCAGGAAGCGGAATCGACCCTCCGAGAGGCTGTGGATTTTGCCGTTGCCACCTACGGCGAGCGATCGCTCTCTGAACTCAAGGCGGAAGACATCATCGCCACGGCGGCCGAAAAAGCGCCCACGGACGATGCGGTGCTGCTGAAGATGCGGGATGCCTGCAATCTCGTGCGCCTAGAGTATGAGCGCTTCACCCATGCAGAACATGATGAGGTGATTAGCCTCGGCGGTCTGCATGTCATTGGAACGGAGCGCCACGAGTCGCGCCGGATTGACAACCAGTTGCGCGGTCGAGCTGGACGGCAGGGCGACCCCGGTTCCACCAAGTTTTTCCTCAGTTTGCAAGATAACCTGCTGCGCATTTTCGGGGGCGATCGCGTCGCCGTCTTGATGAATGCCTTCCGGGTTGAAGAAGATATGCCCATTGAGTCGGGGATGTTGACGCGATCGCTGGAAGGAGCTCAGAAAAAGGTTGAGACCTACTACTACGACATCCGGAAGCAGGTCTTTGAATATGACGAAGTGATGAACAACCAGCGGCGGGCCATCTATGCCGAGCGGCGACGGGTGCTAGAAGGGCAAGACCTGAAAGAACAGGTGATTAAATATGCCGAGCGCACCATGGATGATATTGTCGATGCCTACATCAACCCGGATTTGCCGCCGGAAGAGTGGGATCTGCAAAGCTTGGTGAACAAGTCCAAAGAATTTGTCTATCTGTTGGCGGATCTGGAGCCGGAACAGATTGATGATCTATCCATGGGCGAGATGAAAACCTTCCTGCATGAACAGGTGCGCATCGCCTACGACATGAAGGAAGCTCAGGTGGATCAAATTCAGCCGGGTCTGATGCGCCAAGCAGAGCGATTTTTCATCCTGCAGCAAATTGATACCCTCTGGCGGGAGCATTTGCAGCAAATGGATGCCCTGCGAGAGTCGGTGGGTCTACGCGGCTACGGACAAAAAGATCCGTTGATTGAATATAAGAGCGAGGGCTACGAGCTGTTCCTAGAGATGATGACCTCCATTCGTCGGAATGTGGTCTACTCTCTCTTCCAGTTCCAGCCCCAGGCCCAGCCTGCCCCGAAAAAGTCCTCCGAGGTTGTTTAGGGATTGGCTAGGCTGCCGCAAGTAACCGTCGTTCTAGCTATGAGTGCCGATGGAAAAATTGCCGATGCCCAGCGATCGCCTGCTCGCTTTGGCTCAGAGCGCGATCGCCTACATTTGGAAACTCGCTGGGCTGAGGCTGATGCCGTTCTGATCGGTGCAGGCACCCTGCGTTCCTACGGCACCACCTTGCTCGTCAAGCAACCCCATCTGTTGGCTCAGCGGCAGGAGCGGGGGCAGCCATCCCAGCCGGTGCAGATTGTCTGCTCGGTGTTGGGACAGTTGAACCCGAGCGATCGCTTCTTCTCCCAGCCCATCCGGCGCTGGCTGTTGACTAATGCAATAACGGCACAACAGTGGCGCGATCGCCCTGAGTTTGAGCAGTTCTTTGTCGCCAGTCCCGATCCGGCTACCCCGTTGGATCTTCGGCAAGCGATCGCCTTAATCAGCGATCAGGGTATCCAGAAACTTGTGGTAGGCGGTGGCGGCCAACTCGTCTCATCTCTCCTCGCCGCCGATCTTGTCGATGATCTTTGGTTAACCGTTTGTCCCCTCTTGCTGGGCGGCCGTTGCGCCCCCACGCCCTTAGACGGCAGCGGCTATGCCCAAGCGCTCGCTCCTAGATTGGCATTATTATCCGTGGAAGCGATCGCTGACGAGGTATTTCTCCACTACCAGATTAAGCGTGCATTAGACCAAGGGTAATACCTAATGATCCTCATGCTTACCTCGGGCCCAAGCGGTCGATCGCCAGATATAAACGAGTAAGGTTCCTGCGAGTAACGCTCCCAGATTCCACTGCACAGAATTTTTAAAGAGGGATAGCCTCTGGTTAGCCCGCAATTCGTTATAGTCTTCCGTTAGGCTAGCGCGTCCAGCATTAATCTCATCCCGCAGAAGGTCTTTCACCTGCTCTGGATTATCCAGATTAACCTCTGCCCCTTGGGCTTCTAGAAATGCCAAAATATCTGCGGTGCTCGCCTGATCTAACTGTGCCTCAAGGTTAGCTGCTTCCTCAAGCTGGCGATCGTATTCCGTCGTGGCAGTAACAGCATTTTGATGATTAATGCGAAATGTGTTCACAATACCCAGGGGCATCATCAGGAAAAAGAGCAAGCCCAGCACTAAGCATAGCCAGGACAAAGTATAGATAATCGGACGTTCCCAGGGTTTGCGAAAACTCATCTCGCCAAAGAAAATCAGCAAGAAAGCCAGCAAGAGGACGGGAACTCGCTCCACCAACCCCCCGATCGCCTGAAATTCCCAGGTTGGATTCATCAAGTTTAGGGGTGTGAGAAATGCGACCCAGCTTAAAAACGCTAGCACGAGCAGACCGTAGCCCACCCAGCGAAACGGTGCAATGGACTTGGAGATACTCAGGTTAAACTGCCGCATTCCCTCAATAATTTGAGGTAAATCGTCACTAGAGTTTGCCATAGATCGTTGAATTGATAACCGATTAAGTATAGGCCCATCCTAGAAAAGGCTCTAGGCTACCGCACTGGATAGTGGGCTGCCCACCACCTGTGCCAAGACTGCCAGGCTGCTTGAAGCAGGGCTTGATCCTGGGGTTGGGTGGTCGGCGAGGTTGGGATAGACAACAAGGTCCACAGGCAGCGATAGTCTTCGATGCGTCGTTGTCCCATCAACCATTCTAGGATCTGTACAGCAGATAGACGATTGAGGCGGCGCGTATCTTGAAACTGCTCAGCCGTAATGGTACTGTCGCCATTGACGGCAATGCAGGCCGTGAGGTACAGCTTGTCTTGGGAAGGATCCTGGGCGATCGCATATACATTGTCCCCATTTTGGTAGGGTTGCAGCGTGAGATCGGCAAGCTGGGGTGAATGGGTGGCTAGGAGGGTGGCCACATCCCCATCCGTTGAGGTCAAATACCAAGCGTCTGCCTTGAGAGAGCGATCGCCTTGGCGATAGTTATACTGGGCAGTTGCCATTAAAAAATCGACGTCCGGCAGGGTTACGCTAGGCGCTGTGACCTGCCAATGTCCGTCAGATCCTGATCCCTCAGATCCTGATTCATCAGATCCAGGAACTACATCTGGAAACTCATAGGATGTCGCCGGCGCATACTGGGATTCAGGAGCCAGCATCACCCGCCCAAGAACCACCACGGCACTACCGCATAACAGCACGAGTCCAACGGTTCTCAGTGATTGCAACACCCGCATAGACATCAAAACTGTGTGGGAAGAGATGTATCTGGACGTTCACGACGCAGCAGCAGTAGACAAAATGCGCCAAACATGAACAC from Candidatus Obscuribacterales bacterium encodes the following:
- a CDS encoding RibD family protein, giving the protein MARLPQVTVVLAMSADGKIADAQRSPARFGSERDRLHLETRWAEADAVLIGAGTLRSYGTTLLVKQPHLLAQRQERGQPSQPVQIVCSVLGQLNPSDRFFSQPIRRWLLTNAITAQQWRDRPEFEQFFVASPDPATPLDLRQAIALISDQGIQKLVVGGGGQLVSSLLAADLVDDLWLTVCPLLLGGRCAPTPLDGSGYAQALAPRLALLSVEAIADEVFLHYQIKRALDQG
- a CDS encoding cyanoexosortase A system-associated protein, which encodes MRVLQSLRTVGLVLLCGSAVVVLGRVMLAPESQYAPATSYEFPDVVPGSDESGSEGSGSDGHWQVTAPSVTLPDVDFLMATAQYNYRQGDRSLKADAWYLTSTDGDVATLLATHSPQLADLTLQPYQNGDNVYAIAQDPSQDKLYLTACIAVNGDSTITAEQFQDTRRLNRLSAVQILEWLMGQRRIEDYRCLWTLLSIPTSPTTQPQDQALLQAAWQSWHRWWAAHYPVR
- a CDS encoding HpsJ family protein — its product is MANSSDDLPQIIEGMRQFNLSISKSIAPFRWVGYGLLVLAFLSWVAFLTPLNLMNPTWEFQAIGGLVERVPVLLLAFLLIFFGEMSFRKPWERPIIYTLSWLCLVLGLLFFLMMPLGIVNTFRINHQNAVTATTEYDRQLEEAANLEAQLDQASTADILAFLEAQGAEVNLDNPEQVKDLLRDEINAGRASLTEDYNELRANQRLSLFKNSVQWNLGALLAGTLLVYIWRSTAWARGKHEDH
- the secA gene encoding preprotein translocase subunit SecA, which encodes WMGQVHRFLGLSVGLIQQGMSPAERKQNYACDITYGTNSELGFDYLRDNMATAMPDVVQRPFNYCIIDEVDSVLIDEARTPLIISGQVERPSEKYLKAAEVASHFWRSKQAALREAEQKQAQAEQLQSEGDRDQAAQCFRESQSAQERTEWYYEVDEKARNVLLSDEGFIEAENMLEVKDLFDPDNPWAHYIFNAIKANELFTKDVNYIVRDGEIVIVDEFTGRVMPGRRWSDGLHQAIEAKEGVEIQPETQTLATITYQNFFLLYPKLAGMTGTAKTEEAEFEKIYNLEVTIIPTNRPTRRHDLSDVVYKTEEAKWQAIALECAEMHEQGRPVLVGTTSVEKSEVLSKLLSEQSVPHSLLNAKPENVERESEIVAQAGRKGTVTIATNMAGRGTDIILGGNADYMSRLKVREYFMPRIVQPENEDSVSVTKVMAGGRGKGQGFTPGKKAKTWKASPQIFPTDLSQEAESTLREAVDFAVATYGERSLSELKAEDIIATAAEKAPTDDAVLLKMRDACNLVRLEYERFTHAEHDEVISLGGLHVIGTERHESRRIDNQLRGRAGRQGDPGSTKFFLSLQDNLLRIFGGDRVAVLMNAFRVEEDMPIESGMLTRSLEGAQKKVETYYYDIRKQVFEYDEVMNNQRRAIYAERRRVLEGQDLKEQVIKYAERTMDDIVDAYINPDLPPEEWDLQSLVNKSKEFVYLLADLEPEQIDDLSMGEMKTFLHEQVRIAYDMKEAQVDQIQPGLMRQAERFFILQQIDTLWREHLQQMDALRESVGLRGYGQKDPLIEYKSEGYELFLEMMTSIRRNVVYSLFQFQPQAQPAPKKSSEVV